ACTTCCGGTTATGCTTCCAAGCCCTCCTAGAAGGACAATCATAACAATTTGAAAGGTCAAGGAGATGTTGAAAGAATTCGGATCGATTGTCATCAGCAGACTGCCGAGTAGTCCGCCTCCAATTCCAGCGAAGAAAGCGCCGATGACAAAGGCCATAGTTTTGTGTTTGAAGAGATTCACTCCCATTGCTTCCGCCGCAACTTCATCCTCTCTTATTGACTTCAGCGCTCGACCGTAGCTACTGTCCACCAGCTTCTTTATGAAGAAGATCGTGAACAATGCCCAACCCCAGCTCCAGTAAAGATTTGTATAGGTGGGAAGTCCTTTCAGGCCCAGTGGTCCGTTAGTAACACTCTGGAGGTTGTTGAGTATTACGCGAATTATCTCTGCAAAGCCATAGGTTACTATGGCAAGATAATCTCCTCCGACTCGAAGGCACGGAGCTCCAACAGCGAAGCCCGCAATGGCCGCAACAGCACCGCCAACAAGTAGTGCAAAGAAGAAGGGAATCTCTATTTCGCTTAACGGCCATATTATCGGTTGTATGAAGAAGTTCATTGCCTTTAGAGATGGCGACATGTACAGTAATGCCGAGGCGTATGCGCCAAGAGCCATGAAACCCGCGTGGCCCAAAGAGAACTGACCGGTAAAGCCGTTTATAAGGTTGAGACTGACTCCCAGTATCACGTAGATAGCCGCAACATTCAAGATTCTCTTGATGAAAGCATCGATATAGTTCTCGGCAAGCCAGAGCAACATAATGAAGATCAGAAGACTAACTATGGTTAAGACCAACTTCATTCTGCGATCCATATAACTCACCTACTTGTCTTCTCGCCGAACAAACCCGTTGGCTTCACAAGAAGAATCATGACGAGAAGAACGAAGATTATAGCGTCTCTGTAACCTGCCGCCTCGGGGAAAAAGGCGACCAGCAGAATCGTAACCATGCCAAGCATTAATCCACCGACAAGAGCACCCACAATACTTCCAATTCCTCCGATTATCGCTGCAGTGAAGGCCCTCCAGCCAGGGAAGACTCCCATGAAAGGCCATATCTGTGGGTATCTGAGAGCCCAGAGAATTGCACTAAGTGCCGCGAGTGCCGAACCTATCGCAAATGTGAATGCGATTGTTCTGTCTACGTTTATTCCCATTAGCTTGGCTGTCTCGAAGTCTACAGATAGGGCTCTCATAGCCAATCCCATTTTCGTACGCTTGACCAGAAATGTTAGCAGAAGGAGTACTACTATTGAAACCACAATAGTAGTTATGGTTATCGCCTGAATTCTGACTCCACCAATAATGAATGTCCTGGTCAGTGATGGAGGCACATAGAAGGCCTTCTGCCTTCCGCCGAAGACAACCGTGGCAATGTTCTGGAGAAGAAAGGACATACCTATTGCAGCACAGAGCGATGAGATTCTTGGTGCGTCTCTCAATGGTCTATATGCAACACGCTCTATCCCGACTCCCAGCAAGATAGTCGCGATTATACCGAACAGAACCGCCAGCCACCAGGGCATCATGAACAAAGTGAAGCCGTAGAAGACAAAGAAGGTAGCCATCATGAATACATCTCCGTGAGCAAAGTTAACGAGCTTGACTACTCCATAGACGAGAGTGTAGCCGATAGCTATAAGTCCGAATATGAAACCCAATGAGATTCCGTTAACAAGGTGCTGCAAAAAAACGCTAGAGCTCATCCTGCCACCACCTTTAGCTTAGCTGCCGCCCTTAGTAAGGACGCAGGCATTGGCCTGCGTCCGATACCTCCGATACCTGGAAAATCAATGTCTTGGCCTCATCTATTGGACTGGTTTTACAACACTTACAAACTTGAAGACTCCATCCTCGACTTTTCTAACAATCGCATCCTTAACCGCGTCGCCGTTCTCGTCTATTGTTATGTACCCCGTCACTCCTTCGAAATTCACAGTTGCGCTCAGAGCGTTCTTAATATCCTCAGGAACAGCCGAATTCGCCCTGATAATAGCGTCTACAGCCAGCATGAACGCATCGTATCCCAGAGCGGAAAAGGCGCTCGGTTCGACTCCGTACTTGGCCTTGAAAGCTTCTATGAACTCGGCGGCTTTTGGCGTCGGTGCTACTGCTACGTCGAAGTGTGTGCTGAAGTAGCTGCCTTCGACGGCTGCACCGCCGACCTGCAGGAATTCGGGGACTTCCCAAGTATCGCCGCCCAAGAACTGAGACTCAATTCCCAGTTCACGAGCCTGCTTAATGATGAGCGCCGCCTCTCCATAAGAAGCAGCAGGTATGAAGATTACATCTGGGTTTTTACCCTGGGCGTATGCCAGTTGAGCAGTGAAGTCCTGGTCACCCGTCTGATAAGAGATGACACCGCTGATCGATTTGTTGTCTCCAGTAAGTGCCTTGAAGGAATTCTGGAAGTAGTGCGAGAGTCCAACCGAATAGTCTGAAGCGATGTCCTGAATGATCACAGCCGTCTTCGCGTTGAGTTCATCAACAGCGAATTTCGCCATTACGCTTCCCTGGAATGGGTCAATGAAACAGACCCTAAAAACATAAGGCTTCCCTAAAGTTACCAGCGGGTTGGTCGGTGAACATCCTATCATCGGTACCTTTGCAGCATTTGCCACTTCACTGCCGGGTATTGCAACGGCACTTCCGTAGCTCCCGATGATAACCGATGCCTTGTTGAACTGGATCAGCCTTGAGACGGCGTTTGATGCTTCTACCTTTTCACTCTTGTTGTCGACAAGAACCAGCTCGATCGGTCGGCCAAGAACTTCTTTTACCTGCTCGGCGGCGAGAGTAACGCCTTCCATGGTAAGCTGGCCTCCGGCCGCGTAAGGCCCGGTCATAGGTTCGAAGACGCCAATAACGATCGGGTCAACTGCAAACAAAACAAATCCCAGAAGCAGAACTACGGCTAGAACGAGAATTTTCTTCACTTGCCTCACCTCCACAATTATGATCGTCTATAGCCGAAGCTACCCCAGAATAATCGATAGTTACTCAAAGCACAGCTTAAGCATTAACATATTAGACTTGTCAACTATGCAGAATGAGAGCAACAAATGGGTGCGAATCAAGACTGCAGCAGTGGGCTTCATCACAAACCGGTACCCGATCACTAACTCAGGACAGAGTAGGGCATGTAATACTCATTAAGATTAAAATAAAACATAACACTGCACTACTCGAAATGATAATACCATGTGAAGTAATAATGGCCTCTTCTCAAAAAACGCCATTATTGGTCAATTGGAGCGAAGAAACCTGATAATCGGTTTCTATCTATCTGGAAACCAAAGACAAGCAGTCACAGATCACTAACGTTTTTGTTATGAATCGAGTAAGATAAAGAATTGGGAGAGATTGTTCCGTACTCTTTTTTTGAAGACTGCCGGCAAATAGTTTCAACAGTCCCTGAACAGAGTTCACTATGATAATGATCGGTCTATTGTCCTTTGTGTTTTTGTCCGGCCTCTTCATCTGGAAGCCATGTTCTCTCATGTTTTCTATTCGGTACGCTATAAGAAGGATTAAACAAGTCGAGCGCCGTCAACATCATCAATTGGTTATAGATGACCGGCGGTGAGTTTTCTGAAACCCAAACCTTAACTTACAATTGGAATGTAGAGTAATAAATGAAAGGGGGGAATTTTGTTGGAATCGGATACTATGGTTGCAATATTGAAGGAAAGGCGGGAGCCGGGCCTGACGCTGAAAAGGGTTCCGGTCCCGCGTGAACTCGGTCCGCACGACGTACTTGTGAAGGTCAAGCGAGCTTCCATTTGCGGGACCGATCTTCATATTTACGACTGGGACAAATGGTCGCAGGAGAGAATCAGGCCGCCTCAGATAGGAGGTCATGAATTTACCGGAGAGGTCGTAGACATTGGCGGAGAGGTCTCATCAGTTTCTGTCGGGGATTCTGTAGTCTCGGAAACCCATATTCCTTGCCAGAAATGTCTTCAGTGCAAGACCGGGAAGATGCATATCTGTAAAGACATGGAGATCCTCGGTGTTCATAGAGATGGGGTATTCGCAGAATATGTTAGGGTACCGGAAGTGGTTTTGTGGAAAGTCGATCCTTCGATTCCTCTGGAGTATGCATCGATTATGGAACCATTTGGAAACGCAATCCACACTGCGCTGGTAACGGATCTCACTGGAAAGAATGTCTTGATCACCGGTGCCGGACCGATAGGCGTTATGGCAGTTGCAGTGGCGAAAGTTTCCGGAGCGGCACAGGTTATTGTGACGGAGATAAAAGAGTTTAGAAAGGGCCTGGCAAGAAAGATGGGAGCGGACACAATCATCGATCCCACAAAGGAAGACGTCCCTTCGAGAGTCAGGACGATAACCGAAGAAAACGGAGCAGATGTTTTTCTGGAGATGTCCGGCAATTCAACCGCCTTTGAGCAGGGACTTCGAAGTCTTACGAACGGAGGCGTTGTCTCGCTGCTAGGGGTCTTTCCAGGTGATGTGTCATTTGATATAAACGGCCTGTTCACTTTCAAGGGCTTAACTATGTACGGCATAACAGGAAGAAAGATGTTTGAGACCTGGCAGGTGGCGACTCAATTGCTCAAGAACAAGAGGATCGACCTTTCTCCGGTTGTCACACATATTCTTCCGGCCGAGAGATTCGAAGAGGGATTCGACGCGATGAAGAAGGGAGTTTCTGGAAAAGTTGTCCTCGAATTCTGATTGGTTTTACGGAGGTGTTTAGATGTTTGACTTTAATGTACTCAAGCAGGAGATGGAAGAGCTAGAAGAAAAGGGTTTGCTGGTGAAGATCAGAACACTGGAATCTCCCCAGGGCGCCTGGCTGAATATCGAGGGGAAAAAGGTCCTCAACATGTGCTCAAA
The DNA window shown above is from Mesotoga sp. Brook.08.105.5.1 and carries:
- a CDS encoding branched-chain amino acid ABC transporter permease, with product MDRRMKLVLTIVSLLIFIMLLWLAENYIDAFIKRILNVAAIYVILGVSLNLINGFTGQFSLGHAGFMALGAYASALLYMSPSLKAMNFFIQPIIWPLSEIEIPFFFALLVGGAVAAIAGFAVGAPCLRVGGDYLAIVTYGFAEIIRVILNNLQSVTNGPLGLKGLPTYTNLYWSWGWALFTIFFIKKLVDSSYGRALKSIREDEVAAEAMGVNLFKHKTMAFVIGAFFAGIGGGLLGSLLMTIDPNSFNISLTFQIVMIVLLGGLGSITGSVVMGISVAFLMELLRFVESPMTIFGFTIPGISGMRMLIFALILVITVIFFRRGLFGHKEFTWEWIFRSRGRNADESA
- a CDS encoding branched-chain amino acid ABC transporter permease, which produces MSSSVFLQHLVNGISLGFIFGLIAIGYTLVYGVVKLVNFAHGDVFMMATFFVFYGFTLFMMPWWLAVLFGIIATILLGVGIERVAYRPLRDAPRISSLCAAIGMSFLLQNIATVVFGGRQKAFYVPPSLTRTFIIGGVRIQAITITTIVVSIVVLLLLTFLVKRTKMGLAMRALSVDFETAKLMGINVDRTIAFTFAIGSALAALSAILWALRYPQIWPFMGVFPGWRAFTAAIIGGIGSIVGALVGGLMLGMVTILLVAFFPEAAGYRDAIIFVLLVMILLVKPTGLFGEKTSR
- a CDS encoding ABC transporter substrate-binding protein; translated protein: MKKILVLAVVLLLGFVLFAVDPIVIGVFEPMTGPYAAGGQLTMEGVTLAAEQVKEVLGRPIELVLVDNKSEKVEASNAVSRLIQFNKASVIIGSYGSAVAIPGSEVANAAKVPMIGCSPTNPLVTLGKPYVFRVCFIDPFQGSVMAKFAVDELNAKTAVIIQDIASDYSVGLSHYFQNSFKALTGDNKSISGVISYQTGDQDFTAQLAYAQGKNPDVIFIPAASYGEAALIIKQARELGIESQFLGGDTWEVPEFLQVGGAAVEGSYFSTHFDVAVAPTPKAAEFIEAFKAKYGVEPSAFSALGYDAFMLAVDAIIRANSAVPEDIKNALSATVNFEGVTGYITIDENGDAVKDAIVRKVEDGVFKFVSVVKPVQ
- the tdh gene encoding L-threonine 3-dehydrogenase produces the protein MVAILKERREPGLTLKRVPVPRELGPHDVLVKVKRASICGTDLHIYDWDKWSQERIRPPQIGGHEFTGEVVDIGGEVSSVSVGDSVVSETHIPCQKCLQCKTGKMHICKDMEILGVHRDGVFAEYVRVPEVVLWKVDPSIPLEYASIMEPFGNAIHTALVTDLTGKNVLITGAGPIGVMAVAVAKVSGAAQVIVTEIKEFRKGLARKMGADTIIDPTKEDVPSRVRTITEENGADVFLEMSGNSTAFEQGLRSLTNGGVVSLLGVFPGDVSFDINGLFTFKGLTMYGITGRKMFETWQVATQLLKNKRIDLSPVVTHILPAERFEEGFDAMKKGVSGKVVLEF